In the Moraxella osloensis genome, AAACGGTGCTTACTATAATTTAGGATTGACTATAACTAAATTTGGGTTTGCTTTATCCTTCCACAATAGGCCGTCTGGCTCAAGTTAAATTTTTTGTAAACTTTCACTTGAGCCGTTTATTCCACAAATCTAACGATTGAGCGACAACAAAATGTTATAATCGACTTATTAACAGATACCTATGACAATTTGAATCAGGACAAACCTTTCGATGAGTATCAGCACCAGTAACGCCCCTACCAGTCACAAACCCCACGACCCCACCAATTTTAAATTAACGCCCCCTGCCAATTTTCCGTATCAAGACCGTCAAGCGACCAATAAAGCCCGTTTAGCTGAGCTGTTAAAGCAGCGGATTTTGTTTCTTGACGGGGCGATGGGGACAGAAATCCAAAACTATAAACTTATCGAGGCAGACTACCGTGGTGAGCGATTTGCCAATTTTGGACGTGATGTCAAAGGCAACAATGATTTATTGGTACTGACCCAGCCGCATATTATCCGTGATATTCACCGCTCGTATCTTGAGGCAGGCGCAGATATCATTGAAACCAACAGTTTTAATGGCACGCAAATTTCGATGGCGGACTATGGCATGGAAAATCTCGCCTATGAGATTAACAAATCTGCCGCCGCCCTTGCCCGTCAAGTGTGTGATGAAGTCACTGCGACAAACCCAGACAAACCTCGGTTTGTGGCAGGCGTGATTGGTCCCACCTCTCGCACTTGCTCGATTTCACCCGATGTCAATGACCCAGCGTTTCGTAACGTCACCTTTGATGAACTGGTTGATAACTACACCGAGGCGACTTATGCTTTGATTGAAGGCGGTGCCGATATCATCTTGATAGAAACCGTTTTTGATACCCTAAATGCCAAAGCAGCGATTTTTGCGGTGACAGGCGTGTTCGAGACCATTGGGTTTGAATTGCCGATTATGATTTCGGGCACCATTACCGATGCATCGGGACGTACGCTGTCGGGGCAAACTGCCGAAGCGTTTTATAATTCAATCCGCCACGCCAAGCCGATTTCGATTGGGTTTAACTGTGCACTGGGTGCAGATGCGTTAAAGCCGCATATCAAAACCTTGTCGGATGTGTGCGAAACTTTTGTCTCCGCTCACCCCAATGCAGGCTTGCCCAACGAGTTTGGCGAATATGACGAAACGCCTGAGCAAACTGCCACCATGGTTGCCGACTATGCCAAGTCTGGCTTGGTCAATATCGTGGGCGGCTGCTGTGGTACCACCCCCAAACATATCGCCAAAATTGTCGAGATGACGTCACCCTTTGCCCCGCGCCAGCTGCCAGACTACAAGCCAGCTTGCCGATTGTCGGGACTCGAAGCATTCAACATCACCCGTGACAGCCTGTTTGTCAATGTCGGTGAACGTACCAATGTCACAGGCTCAAAGAAGTTTTTGCGTCTCATCAAAAACGAACAATACACCGAAGCATTAGACGTGGCTCGTGACCAAGTCGAAGGCGGCGCCCAAATCGTTGATATCAACATGGATGAAGCCATGCTAGATAGCAAGGCGGCGATGATTCACTTTGTTAATTTGGTTGCCAGTGAGCCAGATATCAGCCGTGTACCGCTGATGATTGATTCGTCAAAATGGGACATCATCGAAGCGGGTCTTAAATGCACGCAAGGCAAATCTGTGGTCAATTCGATATCGCTAAAAGAAGGCAAGACAGAATTTGTGCAAAAAGCCAAGCTATGTCAGCGTTATGGGGCGGCGATTATCGTCATGGCGTTTGATGAAGACGGACAGGCGGACAGCTTTGAGCGTAAAATCGAAATCTGCAAACGCTCCTACGATATTTTGGTTGATGAAGTCGGTTTTCCGAGTGAAGACATCATCTTTGACCCCAATATTTTTGCCGTCGCCACGGGCATTGAAGAGCATAACAATTACGGCTTAGACTTTATTAATGCCACCCGATGGATTACCGACAATTTGCCCAACGCCATGGTCTCAGGCGGTGTGTCGAATGTGTCGTTCTCATTTCGTGGCAATCCCATTCGAGAAGCCATTCACGCCGTGTTCTTGTACCATGCTATCAAAAACGGCATGACCATGGGGATTGTCAACCCCGCCATGCTAGAGCTGTATGACGATATCGACCCAGACGTTAGAAACGCCATTGAAGACGTGATTTTGAACCGTAACCAAGGCGAGTCAGGTCAAGACGCCACCGACCACTTGATGCAAGTGGCAGAAAACTATTTAAGCGGTAAGAAAAAAGACAGCACCGTCGATTTGTCATGGCGTGAATTGCCTGTAGAAAAACGCATTGAACATGCGTTAGTCAAAGGGATAACCACCTATATCAATGAAGACACTGAAGAAGCACGGCTAAAATTCCCCCGTCCCTTAGACGTCATCGAAGGACCTTTGATGGACGGTATGAATGTGGTCGGTGACTTGTTTGGGGCAGGCAAAATGTTCCTACCACAAGTGGTAAAATCCGCTCGGGTGATGAAGCAAGCGGTAGCATGGCTTAATCCGTATATTGAAAAAGAAAAAGTTGCAGGCGAAACCAAAGGCAAAGTGCTCATGGCAACGGTGAAAGGCGATGTGCATGACATCGGTAAAAACATCGTCGGCGTGGTGCTCGGCTGTAATGGCTATGACATCATCGACTTAGGCGTGATGGTGCCTTGTGAAAAAATCCTACAAGTCGCCAAAGATGAAAACGTCGATATCATCGGCTTGTCAGGCTTGATTACCCCAAGCCTTGATGAAATGGTGTATGTCGCCAAACAAATGCAGGAGCAAGGCTTTAATCTGCCCCTACTGATTGGCGGTGCGACGACGTCAAAAGCCCATACCGCGGTAAAAATCGAGCCCAACTATCAAAACGATGCGGTTGTCTATGTTGCCGATGCCAGCCGCGCAGTGGGCGTAGCGACGACCTTACTATCCAAAGAAAAACGCGTCGATTTTATCAGTGCGCTGCGTCAAGAGTATGGCGAAGTCCGTGAACGCCTTGCCAATCGCCAACCCAAAGCGGCAAAGCTGTCGTATGCAGAATCGATTGAACAAGGCTTCCAATACGACTGGGCGAACTACACGCCGCCTAAGCCCAACCAATTAGGACAAGTCATTTTGGACGATTATCCGTTACAAAATTTATTGCCTTATATCGACTGGACACCTTTCTTTATCTCTTGGGGATTGGTCGGCAAATATCCCAAAATCTTTGACGATAACATCGTCGGGGAGGAAGCCAAAGACTTATTTGCCAATGCCCAAGCCATGATTGACAAATTAATCAAGGAAAAATTGGTCACAGCTAAAGCGGTGTTTAAACTAAGCCCTGCCCAACGCCCAAGCTCAGACACGGTGCAGGTACTCGATGAGCAAGGCAATGTCGTGCATACCTTTGAGCACCTGCGCCAGCAATCTGATAAAGCCAGTGGTAAACCTAATTACAGCCTAGCGGATTTTATCAGTCCTGAGAAAACCGATTATCTCGGTGGTTTTACCGTGTCATTGTTTGGCGCAGAAGCACTTGCTAATGACTATAAAGCCAAAGGCGATGATTATAGTGCCATCATGGTACAGGCGCTTTGCGACCGCTTTGCTGAGGCATTTGCTGAGCATTTGCACGAGTTGATTCGTAAGCAATATTGGGGCTATCAAGCGAGTGAAAGCCTAACCAATGATGAACTCATCAAAGAAAAATACGTCGGTATCCGCCCTGCGCCGGGTTATCCTGCCTGCCCTGACCATACCGAAAAAGGCAAGCTGTTTGACTGGCTTGACACCACCAACGCCATCGGCACCTATTTGACGGAAAGCTATGCCATGTACCCTGCGTCTAGTGTGAGTGGGTTTTATTATAGTCACCCAGAGAGTGATTATTTTAATGTGGGTAAAATCAGCCAAGACCAGCTTGAAGATTATGCTAGACGTAAGGGTTGGGATAAAGCTACCGCAGAAAAATGGCTAAATCCGAATTTGTGATTTTAAGTGAAAAAACGACAATGTAGGGTTGTCGTTTTTTTATCGCTTGGTGTTAATTAGCGCATGTATCTCGTTTGTTATCTTTACTCTTGTCACACCAAAACATATTGAATATTAATGTTTTTTTAGCGCGATGGTTTTCGCCAACTTGTCTAATTGCCGTATGGGTTGTTTGTTATCCGTGGGCTGCTGATAGCGGATTTGTCGATATAGCGCGGCAAGTGCTTGCAGGGCTGCCTTATCGCTGACTTTTGGCTCAAGTCTAGTAAGCCAAGCCAGCACCCCTTCACTATCCTGCCTGGCAAGCGTTTTGTCTTTTTTTGCCAAGCGATTGGATAACTGTACCATAATCCAATCATGCTTATCCCACACCCGGCGGCGACGCCACCACAGCCACAATCCCAATAGTGCAAGGACGCTGACAAGGGTGACAAACATCACCATCACTTGCTGATAGACAGATTGGATATTAAGCCATTTAAACAGCGATGACCGCTGGCGGTCTTGGTCATAGCCGACCACATCGCGTTGCCAATAGTAGCTAGCCTGGTCAAACAAGCGGCGCGCTTGCTGCAGCATTTGAAACTGCTGATAGCTAATTTGTCCTGCCACGCCCTCACCAAACATTTTTGCCCCAGCGTCTTGGGTGACAGTGTCCATACCCTGCTCGACCCGATTGGGTGCGACAAAGCCCGTAGGATCTACACGCACCCAGCCACGCCCTTGCACCCAAATCTCGCTCCATGCATGGGCATCCATTTGCCGTACTTCCCAACTTTTGCCATCACGCCCTAACTGCCCACCTTGATACCCGGCTACCACCCGAGCAGGTACACCTGCCGCTCGCATAAGGTAAGTAAAACTTGACGCATAATGCTCACAAAACCCTGCACGGGTAGCAAATAAAAAATCATCGATGCGATTATTACCCAAGGTAGGGGGTGATAAGGTGTAGCGAAACTGCTGGCTACGCATCCACTGGGCGATGGCGTTGGTATAGGCAATTGGGTCATCGCCTGCTTG is a window encoding:
- the metH gene encoding methionine synthase; amino-acid sequence: MSISTSNAPTSHKPHDPTNFKLTPPANFPYQDRQATNKARLAELLKQRILFLDGAMGTEIQNYKLIEADYRGERFANFGRDVKGNNDLLVLTQPHIIRDIHRSYLEAGADIIETNSFNGTQISMADYGMENLAYEINKSAAALARQVCDEVTATNPDKPRFVAGVIGPTSRTCSISPDVNDPAFRNVTFDELVDNYTEATYALIEGGADIILIETVFDTLNAKAAIFAVTGVFETIGFELPIMISGTITDASGRTLSGQTAEAFYNSIRHAKPISIGFNCALGADALKPHIKTLSDVCETFVSAHPNAGLPNEFGEYDETPEQTATMVADYAKSGLVNIVGGCCGTTPKHIAKIVEMTSPFAPRQLPDYKPACRLSGLEAFNITRDSLFVNVGERTNVTGSKKFLRLIKNEQYTEALDVARDQVEGGAQIVDINMDEAMLDSKAAMIHFVNLVASEPDISRVPLMIDSSKWDIIEAGLKCTQGKSVVNSISLKEGKTEFVQKAKLCQRYGAAIIVMAFDEDGQADSFERKIEICKRSYDILVDEVGFPSEDIIFDPNIFAVATGIEEHNNYGLDFINATRWITDNLPNAMVSGGVSNVSFSFRGNPIREAIHAVFLYHAIKNGMTMGIVNPAMLELYDDIDPDVRNAIEDVILNRNQGESGQDATDHLMQVAENYLSGKKKDSTVDLSWRELPVEKRIEHALVKGITTYINEDTEEARLKFPRPLDVIEGPLMDGMNVVGDLFGAGKMFLPQVVKSARVMKQAVAWLNPYIEKEKVAGETKGKVLMATVKGDVHDIGKNIVGVVLGCNGYDIIDLGVMVPCEKILQVAKDENVDIIGLSGLITPSLDEMVYVAKQMQEQGFNLPLLIGGATTSKAHTAVKIEPNYQNDAVVYVADASRAVGVATTLLSKEKRVDFISALRQEYGEVRERLANRQPKAAKLSYAESIEQGFQYDWANYTPPKPNQLGQVILDDYPLQNLLPYIDWTPFFISWGLVGKYPKIFDDNIVGEEAKDLFANAQAMIDKLIKEKLVTAKAVFKLSPAQRPSSDTVQVLDEQGNVVHTFEHLRQQSDKASGKPNYSLADFISPEKTDYLGGFTVSLFGAEALANDYKAKGDDYSAIMVQALCDRFAEAFAEHLHELIRKQYWGYQASESLTNDELIKEKYVGIRPAPGYPACPDHTEKGKLFDWLDTTNAIGTYLTESYAMYPASSVSGFYYSHPESDYFNVGKISQDQLEDYARRKGWDKATAEKWLNPNL